In a genomic window of Borrelia maritima:
- the rplI gene encoding 50S ribosomal protein L9 — protein MKVILKEDFINLGREGDTVEVRDGFARNYLLPKGFAVFSNKHNIEIFNQKRRSILKKQETKKQIANDLKSKLDLVKLEFFMKSNDSGKLFHSINSLNIVDELSKLGFNIERKKIDIHHGTLKAFGTYDVTIKLYEGISSIIKVEIKKENKQEDKKSLNKKLNETDE, from the coding sequence ATGAAAGTTATTTTAAAGGAAGATTTTATTAATCTCGGAAGAGAAGGAGATACCGTAGAGGTACGCGATGGGTTTGCAAGAAATTATTTGCTACCTAAGGGTTTTGCAGTTTTTTCAAATAAACATAATATTGAGATTTTTAATCAAAAAAGAAGATCAATATTAAAAAAGCAAGAAACAAAAAAACAAATTGCCAACGATCTGAAATCTAAGCTTGATCTTGTTAAATTAGAATTTTTTATGAAATCCAATGATTCTGGCAAATTGTTTCATAGCATTAACAGCTTAAATATTGTTGATGAACTTTCTAAGCTTGGTTTTAATATAGAGAGAAAAAAAATAGATATACATCATGGAACTTTAAAGGCTTTTGGAACTTATGATGTGACAATTAAGCTTTATGAAGGGATTAGCTCTATTATTAAAGTAGAGATAAAAAAAGAAAACAAGCAAGAGGATAAAAAGTCTTTAAATAAAAAGTTAAATGAAACAGATGAGTAG
- the rpsR gene encoding 30S ribosomal protein S18: MYKDRDANQRDSRFENQQDGFKKNSNFRFFKRKSCKFCDSGKHPDYKDFDFLKKFITEQGKILPKRITGTSAKHQRRLALEVKRARYMALLPFVKK; the protein is encoded by the coding sequence ATGTATAAAGATAGAGATGCAAATCAAAGAGATTCTAGATTTGAAAATCAGCAGGATGGCTTTAAAAAAAATTCAAATTTTAGATTTTTTAAGAGAAAGTCGTGTAAATTTTGTGATTCTGGGAAACATCCTGATTATAAAGATTTTGATTTTCTTAAAAAGTTTATTACCGAGCAAGGTAAAATTTTACCCAAAAGAATTACTGGAACTTCTGCCAAGCATCAAAGGCGCTTGGCGTTAGAAGTTAAACGTGCAAGATATATGGCCTTGTTGCCTTTTGTAAAAAAATAA
- a CDS encoding single-stranded DNA-binding protein, translating into MADINSLVLSGRLTRDSELSYTESGMAILRFSLANNRRMKKNDEWIDYPQYFDCVIFSKRAESLNDYLKKGKQVVVSGSLKYESWQDRNTGDKRSKINIFVDNLQMFSSGSNTLQMQDSDINSLTSHKGEDVVKDIDIVDDKFSEDIPF; encoded by the coding sequence ATGGCTGATATTAATTCATTAGTTTTGTCTGGCAGACTTACAAGAGATTCCGAACTTTCTTATACAGAAAGTGGCATGGCTATTCTTAGGTTTTCTTTAGCTAATAATAGAAGGATGAAGAAAAATGATGAATGGATTGATTATCCACAATATTTTGATTGTGTTATTTTTTCAAAAAGAGCTGAAAGTCTCAATGATTATTTGAAAAAAGGTAAACAAGTTGTGGTAAGCGGATCTCTTAAATATGAAAGCTGGCAAGACAGGAATACGGGTGATAAGAGGAGTAAGATAAATATATTTGTAGATAATTTGCAAATGTTTAGTTCAGGTTCTAATACTTTGCAAATGCAAGATTCAGATATCAATAGCTTGACAAGTCATAAGGGAGAAGATGTAGTTAAGGATATTGATATTGTTGATGACAAGTTTAGCGAAGATATACCGTTTTAA
- the rpsF gene encoding 30S ribosomal protein S6 has translation MIKRYEACFLFKSEEIEYKGSLEEVKKSLELFGATDIVSNFIGERALEYPIKKQARGRYEIIDFSMEGNNLKELESRLKLIKNLLRYMILVKIVRKINTKKIKRRNFREFRDNIDKDSFRGGSKIETPIGSESTDVQEK, from the coding sequence ATGATTAAAAGATATGAGGCATGTTTTTTGTTTAAAAGTGAAGAAATTGAATATAAGGGTTCTTTAGAGGAAGTAAAAAAATCTTTAGAATTGTTTGGTGCTACTGATATTGTTAGTAATTTTATTGGAGAGAGAGCCTTAGAATATCCTATCAAAAAGCAAGCTAGGGGTCGTTATGAAATAATAGATTTTAGTATGGAAGGTAATAATTTGAAAGAACTTGAATCAAGGCTTAAGTTAATTAAAAATTTGCTTAGGTATATGATTTTGGTAAAAATAGTTAGAAAGATCAATACTAAAAAAATAAAAAGAAGAAATTTTAGAGAATTTAGAGACAATATCGATAAAGACAGTTTTAGAGGTGGCTCTAAAATCGAAACACCAATAGGCTCTGAAAGCACAGATGTTCAAGAAAAATAA
- a CDS encoding PTS transporter subunit EIIC: MINFIKIINFSSLQKFSKALRVPISILPISCLLIGIGSVFSNSSNIVYIDKIFFQDVLGLMKAIGNAILLNMPLIFSIGIAIGVARMGQGTAALGGLIGYLTFNITENYFIETFSGLVEAEAMSSVGRINFLGVQTLNTGIAGSLAVGLVVGYLHNKFYNMKLPKPFIFFSECHFVPIVIILPFCVILAIFFCLIWSTFDKLIASLGAFVFKFEYFGSFLYGFLNRLLLPLGLHSILSFPFEFTSLGGVEVVNGNTVRGLKNIFYAQLLDPSLSKYSSGFAKISSGFYLSIMFGLPGAALGVYKGIVHEDKSKVAALLFSGALTAFLTGITEPLEFLFIFTAPLLYFVHAVYSGFALLLANFFDVTIGNTFSTGFLDFFMFGILQGNSKTNWISVIPLGAIFFVLYYFTFSWLYRYFDFQIFIADDPFFEGQEGKLESLGIAHLLIQGLGGFDNITKLDVCSTRLHVDVVNTELVDNNLLKEAGVLKVGFVNGKVQLFYGSNVYYIKKAVDTYSPKSLFEASVMVAVDNVKKGFKTYIEMKEDKKLEKQGKLGKTYKLSESESEED; encoded by the coding sequence ATGATTAATTTTATTAAAATAATTAACTTTTCAAGTTTGCAAAAATTTTCTAAAGCACTACGAGTGCCTATTTCTATTTTACCAATTTCATGTTTATTGATTGGTATTGGATCTGTATTTTCAAATTCTTCTAATATTGTTTATATTGATAAAATCTTTTTTCAAGATGTTTTAGGCTTAATGAAAGCTATAGGCAATGCTATTCTTCTCAATATGCCTTTAATCTTTTCTATTGGAATTGCCATTGGAGTTGCAAGAATGGGGCAGGGAACAGCTGCTTTGGGGGGGCTTATTGGTTATTTGACATTTAATATTACTGAGAATTATTTTATTGAGACTTTCTCAGGACTTGTTGAAGCAGAGGCAATGTCTTCTGTGGGGCGTATAAATTTTCTTGGTGTTCAAACTTTAAATACGGGAATTGCAGGGTCTTTGGCGGTAGGACTTGTAGTTGGTTATTTGCATAACAAATTTTATAATATGAAACTGCCAAAGCCTTTTATTTTTTTTTCAGAGTGTCATTTTGTGCCTATAGTAATTATTTTGCCTTTTTGTGTTATTTTAGCTATATTTTTTTGTTTAATTTGGTCAACTTTTGACAAGTTAATTGCATCTTTAGGTGCATTTGTTTTTAAGTTTGAATATTTTGGTAGTTTTCTTTATGGATTTTTAAATAGGTTGTTATTGCCTTTGGGATTGCATTCTATTTTATCTTTTCCTTTTGAGTTTACTTCTTTAGGGGGAGTGGAGGTAGTTAATGGTAATACTGTTAGAGGTCTTAAGAATATATTTTACGCTCAGCTGTTAGATCCATCGCTTAGTAAATATTCATCAGGTTTTGCTAAGATTAGCAGTGGCTTTTATCTTTCTATTATGTTTGGACTACCTGGAGCAGCATTAGGAGTTTACAAAGGTATTGTTCATGAAGATAAAAGCAAGGTTGCAGCTCTTCTTTTTTCTGGGGCTTTGACTGCTTTTTTGACAGGAATAACTGAGCCTTTAGAATTTTTATTTATTTTCACAGCGCCTTTGCTTTATTTTGTTCATGCTGTTTATTCAGGATTTGCATTGTTGCTTGCTAATTTTTTTGATGTTACTATTGGAAATACTTTTTCTACTGGATTTTTGGATTTTTTTATGTTTGGAATACTTCAAGGGAATTCTAAGACAAATTGGATTAGTGTAATACCTTTAGGGGCAATCTTTTTTGTTCTTTATTATTTTACTTTTAGTTGGCTTTATAGATATTTTGATTTTCAGATATTTATTGCAGATGATCCATTTTTTGAAGGCCAAGAGGGTAAATTAGAGAGTCTAGGTATTGCTCATCTTTTAATTCAAGGGCTTGGTGGATTTGATAATATTACAAAGCTTGATGTTTGTTCTACAAGATTACATGTAGATGTTGTTAATACTGAACTTGTTGATAATAATTTGCTTAAAGAGGCTGGAGTTCTTAAGGTAGGATTTGTTAATGGCAAGGTTCAGCTTTTTTATGGATCTAATGTATATTATATTAAAAAAGCTGTTGATACTTATTCTCCAAAAAGTCTGTTTGAAGCTAGTGTTATGGTTGCAGTTGATAATGTAAAAAAAGGCTTTAAGACTTATATTGAAATGAAAGAAGACAAAAAACTTGAGAAGCAAGGCAAATTGGGAAAAACTTATAAGCTTAGCGAATCAGAATCGGAAGAAGATTAA
- the trhA gene encoding PAQR family membrane homeostasis protein TrhA — MLTENKLKNYSLSDINTGKIPKNELFSSISHLLGIILSIIGTTILMTISAIKKKDLHMFVFFIYGFSMTLLYSMSTLYHIFPKGSKIKKIFRKFDHISIFILIAGTYTPACAILVPNKSGIIILCIVWSLAIIGIIFKAIFTNSPGWFNGSIFIIMGWIILLRIKPIYKALEEKGFFWLVFGGIVYTIGGIVYILSKKFNPTINMKMHDVFHILIIIASASHFWLMLKYISNF, encoded by the coding sequence GTGCTTACAGAAAACAAACTTAAAAATTACTCATTAAGTGATATTAATACAGGCAAAATACCGAAAAATGAACTTTTTAGTTCTATATCGCATCTTTTGGGAATCATTCTGTCTATAATTGGAACAACAATTCTTATGACAATATCTGCCATTAAGAAAAAAGATTTACATATGTTTGTATTTTTTATTTACGGATTTTCAATGACTCTATTGTATTCAATGAGCACTCTTTACCACATATTTCCCAAAGGAAGTAAAATAAAAAAAATCTTTAGAAAATTCGACCATATTTCAATATTTATTCTAATAGCAGGAACATATACCCCTGCATGTGCAATTCTTGTGCCAAACAAATCCGGAATAATAATATTGTGTATAGTGTGGAGTCTAGCTATAATCGGGATCATTTTCAAGGCAATATTTACAAATAGCCCTGGTTGGTTTAATGGATCTATATTTATAATCATGGGGTGGATCATCCTTTTAAGGATTAAGCCCATTTACAAGGCACTTGAAGAAAAAGGATTTTTTTGGCTAGTTTTTGGCGGAATTGTATATACAATAGGCGGAATAGTATACATATTAAGTAAAAAATTTAATCCAACAATTAATATGAAAATGCATGATGTATTTCATATATTAATAATAATTGCATCAGCATCTCACTTTTGGCTTATGCTAAAATACATTTCTAACTTCTAA
- the rseP gene encoding RIP metalloprotease RseP, translating to MYILFSVLALSFIIFIHELGHFLFAKLFKVKVEVFSVGIGPSILKFKINDTEYRLSPILLGGYCKLKGFDHLEKELKANKELEADKDSLFGISHFKRILIYFAGPLFNLIFSFIVFIFISMAGVIYFDYSSRVSILDKNSFLKAKFRDGDVILKVNNKKIEYFSDLRKILPEEKSTVTFNVLRGKENVTFKETIGLQDFLKGIGPWIDLVVADVVLNSPAKIAGIKSGDKIISIDNIFLENKRDLDDLLKNLNSDVVEIKFDRNGEIFSSKLVFQDKNKMIGVYFSPSLKRIIKVENVSSAVKNSFFKVVNALQDILYSIFLLITNFLNTSKSVSGPVGIVGILSSSYSLGLLYWINSISFLSLILAGMNLFFIVIPVFDGGQIFISFIELLRGKRFKAKTIYYFYSFGIFFALFLFSLGLFNDLKGLLNIFN from the coding sequence ATGTATATTCTTTTTAGTGTGCTGGCTCTTAGTTTTATAATATTTATCCATGAGCTAGGGCACTTTTTATTTGCTAAACTTTTTAAAGTTAAGGTTGAAGTTTTTTCTGTGGGCATAGGTCCTAGCATATTAAAGTTTAAGATTAATGATACTGAGTATAGGCTTTCTCCAATTCTTCTAGGGGGATACTGTAAGCTTAAGGGATTTGATCACTTAGAAAAGGAGCTTAAGGCAAATAAAGAATTAGAAGCGGACAAAGACTCTTTGTTTGGAATTTCACATTTTAAAAGAATTTTAATATATTTTGCAGGCCCTTTGTTTAATTTAATTTTTTCATTTATTGTTTTCATTTTTATAAGCATGGCAGGCGTTATATACTTTGATTATTCTTCAAGAGTTAGTATTTTAGATAAAAATTCTTTTTTAAAAGCTAAATTTAGAGATGGTGATGTTATATTAAAGGTTAATAATAAAAAAATTGAATATTTCTCTGATTTGAGAAAAATTCTTCCTGAAGAAAAATCTACAGTTACATTTAATGTTTTAAGAGGAAAAGAAAATGTTACTTTTAAAGAGACTATTGGTTTGCAAGATTTTTTAAAAGGAATTGGCCCCTGGATTGACCTTGTAGTGGCAGATGTAGTTTTAAATTCGCCTGCTAAGATTGCGGGAATAAAATCGGGTGACAAAATAATTAGCATTGATAATATTTTTTTGGAAAATAAAAGAGATTTAGATGATTTGCTTAAGAATTTAAATTCGGATGTTGTGGAGATTAAATTTGATAGGAATGGAGAAATCTTTTCTTCAAAATTAGTATTTCAAGATAAAAATAAAATGATTGGAGTATATTTTTCGCCATCCTTAAAAAGGATAATTAAAGTAGAAAATGTTTCAAGTGCCGTTAAAAATTCTTTTTTTAAAGTTGTTAATGCTTTGCAAGACATTTTGTATTCTATTTTTTTGTTGATAACAAATTTTTTAAATACTTCTAAGAGTGTATCAGGTCCTGTTGGGATTGTTGGTATACTTTCTTCGTCCTATTCTTTAGGACTGTTGTATTGGATTAATAGCATTTCTTTCTTGAGTTTAATTCTTGCCGGCATGAATCTGTTTTTTATTGTAATACCTGTTTTTGACGGAGGGCAAATTTTTATTAGCTTTATTGAACTTTTGCGTGGGAAAAGATTTAAGGCCAAAACCATTTATTATTTTTATAGCTTTGGCATTTTCTTTGCGCTGTTTCTTTTTAGTTTAGGCCTTTTTAATGATTTAAAGGGTCTTTTAAATATATTTAATTAA
- a CDS encoding phosphatidate cytidylyltransferase has protein sequence MLSKIKRFAFFARLGTFLFFVPLILFLIFLDFKNYLFLNILIFIFSGFSAKEVNDLLKLKFKSSGLSDILSFFLGCIPPILTYIHFNVFYLGVTVVYYLIIALVFSNWIVNLAFIKEHEIGNFLAQATSILFILIYPGVLMSFTVAITTLPKAPFLMLILFAMVSGNDTFAYLFGYFLGENSYRPTIISPNKTLMGFFGGILFSVLTAIFAVIFRLINLSYGESIILGILIGVFTIIGDLFESGLKRSAGVKDSGKIIPGRGGALDSIDSFLLTGPIFYLYLSQ, from the coding sequence TTGTTGAGTAAGATTAAGAGATTCGCTTTTTTTGCAAGGCTGGGAACATTTCTATTTTTTGTTCCTTTGATTTTATTTTTAATATTTTTAGATTTTAAAAATTATTTATTTCTTAATATTTTAATTTTTATATTTAGCGGTTTTTCAGCAAAAGAAGTTAACGATTTATTAAAATTAAAATTTAAATCGTCAGGACTTTCGGATATATTATCTTTTTTTTTAGGGTGTATTCCTCCAATTTTAACTTATATTCATTTTAATGTTTTTTATTTAGGCGTTACTGTAGTATATTACTTGATTATAGCCTTAGTGTTTAGTAATTGGATTGTGAATTTGGCGTTTATCAAAGAACACGAAATTGGGAATTTTTTGGCTCAAGCAACGTCAATACTTTTTATACTTATATATCCCGGAGTGCTAATGTCTTTTACTGTTGCTATTACAACTTTGCCCAAGGCCCCATTTTTAATGCTAATACTTTTTGCTATGGTAAGTGGAAATGATACTTTTGCATATCTTTTTGGCTATTTTTTAGGGGAAAACAGCTATCGACCTACTATTATTAGCCCAAATAAAACATTAATGGGGTTTTTTGGGGGCATTTTGTTTTCTGTGCTTACTGCTATATTTGCGGTAATTTTTAGATTAATAAATTTAAGTTATGGAGAATCTATTATTTTGGGCATTTTGATTGGAGTTTTTACCATTATTGGTGATTTGTTTGAATCTGGATTAAAGCGGAGTGCTGGAGTAAAAGATTCTGGTAAAATCATTCCTGGCAGAGGCGGGGCTCTTGATTCAATTGATTCTTTTCTTTTGACAGGCCCAATATTTTATTTATACTTATCTCAGTGA
- the uppS gene encoding polyprenyl diphosphate synthase, whose product MDENSLPSHVGIIMDGNRRWALSKRLSFLNGYQEGLKRAKEIIEYSLKVGIKYLSFYVFSTENWKRDDCEIEELMFLIAKYLRAEFNFYKKNGIKIIVSGDVESLGEEVKSAIKASVSFSKNFNNLILNLAINYGGRNEILRAVKKFVSSDFDLESLDENAFYNFLDNPELPDLDLLIRTGGNIRISNFFLWRIAYSELIFSDVLWPDYYGSKYSKDLECFQFRKRSFGR is encoded by the coding sequence ATGGATGAGAATTCTCTCCCAAGTCATGTTGGAATCATCATGGATGGCAATAGAAGGTGGGCTTTAAGCAAGAGATTGTCTTTTTTGAACGGTTATCAAGAGGGTTTAAAAAGAGCAAAAGAAATAATTGAGTATTCTTTAAAGGTGGGTATCAAATATTTATCCTTTTATGTATTTTCTACTGAAAATTGGAAAAGGGATGATTGTGAGATAGAAGAGTTAATGTTTTTAATTGCTAAATATTTGAGAGCTGAGTTTAATTTTTATAAAAAAAATGGAATAAAAATAATAGTTTCAGGAGATGTTGAGTCTTTAGGTGAAGAAGTAAAAAGTGCGATAAAAGCTTCTGTTAGCTTTTCTAAAAATTTTAACAATCTTATTTTAAATTTAGCAATCAATTATGGGGGCCGCAATGAAATACTTAGAGCTGTTAAGAAATTTGTTTCAAGTGATTTTGATTTAGAGTCTTTAGATGAGAATGCTTTTTACAATTTTTTGGACAATCCAGAGTTGCCCGATCTTGATCTTTTAATACGTACAGGTGGAAACATTAGAATAAGTAATTTTTTCTTATGGAGGATTGCTTATTCTGAATTAATTTTTTCAGATGTCTTGTGGCCTGATTATTATGGCAGTAAGTATAGTAAGGATTTGGAATGTTTTCAATTTAGAAAAAGAAGTTTTGGGAGATGA